From a single Apium graveolens cultivar Ventura chromosome 2, ASM990537v1, whole genome shotgun sequence genomic region:
- the LOC141702182 gene encoding uncharacterized protein LOC141702182, which yields MEKAFALVKVDQKTDFASYFMKGKANYWWESRKALKGDDIMTWDRFTKLFLEKYFPRYMKNQMEINFLELKQGNMSVTEYESKFTKLARFVPEQVDAEEKRAKRFQQGLKPWICSGVAIFELTTYMVVVQKAMIIEGKSEMS from the coding sequence ATGGAAAAAGCGTTTGCGCTAGTGAAAGTGGATCAGAAGACTGATTTCGCTAGTTATTTTATGAAGGGAAaggctaactattggtgggaatcaagAAAGGCATTAAAAGGTGATGATATCATGACCTGGGATAGGTTTACCAAGCTATTTCTGGAAAAGTACTTTCCCCgttatatgaagaatcaaatggaaaTCAATTTTTTGGAGTTGAAACAAGGAAACATGTCAGTAACCGAGTATGAATCCAAGTTTACcaagttggctaggtttgttccagaacaagtAGACGCTGAGGAAAAGagggccaagagattccagcaaggactgaaaccatggatcTGTAGTGGAGTGGCAATATTTGAATTAACAACCTACATGGTCGtagttcagaaggccatgatcattgaaggaAAAAGTGAGATGTCCTAA